The region GACAGCGGCACATTCGGGACAACGGGGGCTGCAATATGCCCGAGCGCGACGTCGAGCGCATACCGCGTCAGTGGCCCCACCTGCCCGTCGATCACGAGGGGCAGCAGGTTCGGCCCAATGTTCGCGGATTGGAACGCCTTGACGGCCCGCTCCACCCCCGCATTGAAATTGTTGCCAGGTCCACTATCCGGTGAAAATCCCACCGCGATGAGGTCGTTGACCAGACCGCCGACCGCCGCACCGATCATTCCCCGCTTCAGCAGCATGCCAACCTCCTCCCACATCGTGACCTGGCTTGCCGGGGGCGCCGGCAAGCATTCCGTCTCGAGACAACCCACACTGAAGCCATGAGAAGGCCGCGACCGACCTACCTCCGGCAACAACTCCGTTGGTGAACTTGCAAACAGGTAGAGAAAGCGTCAGGGCAAAACGCCCCATTCGCTATTTATCGGCGTAACGGCTGACTTTGTCAATCATTGATTGCTTATGCATTTTATGCAACTTACAGGTGTCACAATCTCGCAGCATCTCTGGAAGAAATGCCTCCCCAGACGGACTTTCTGGAAGGGCGCAAAACTCCGCACGGACCAATCGTCTGGGATTCGGCCAAACTAAGACTCACAATGACGTCCGCCACCCATGAAACAGTAAGAAAACGCTAGCAGCATCGGCCTTCCTTGCCGCCGGACGCCAGTCCCTCGAGAATAGGACAGTCCGGCCGGTCGTCGCCGTGGCAGTTGGCCGCGAGGTGGTTGAGCGTCATCACCATATCTTCAAGCTGCAGCATCTTGGCCTGAAGCTCGCCGATATGCTCTTGCGCAATCCGCTTGACGTCGGCTGAAACGCGACTGCGGTCCTGCCAAAGAGCCAGAAGGTCACGGATCTGGGCAATGGAGAAGCCGAGATCCCGCGAGCGGCGAATGAACGTCAGCGTGTTCACGTCGTTCGGCCCATAGGTCCGGTAGCCGGAGCCGGTGCGGCCCGCCGACCTGATCAGTCCGATCGCTTCATAGTGGCGGATCATCTTGGCCGTCACGCCCGACGCCGCAGCCGCTTCACCGATATTCATCTCACGCACTCCCTTCCATGGCAGAGGCCTTCTTTCCGACCGTCCCAGCCGCGGGACGAGCGGATGTTCCGCTCTCGGGGCTACCGCTTGCCAACGCGCCGCTTCCGGCTGAGTGAAATCGCCTCAGCCGAAGCGCGTTCGTCACGACGAATACGCTGGAAAGCGCCATTGCCCCTGCCGCAAGGGCGGGCGAGAGAAGAATTCCCCATGCCGGATAGAGCACTCCCGCCGCCACCGGGATCAGGAGCACATTGTAGCCAAAAGCCCAGAAGAGATTCTGATGGATGTTGCGCATCGTCGCCCGCGACAATGCAATGCCCGTCGCAACACCGCGCATGTCGCCCGACATCAGTACCACGTCCGCGCTCTCGATCGCAACGTCGGTTCCAGTCCCGATTGCGATGCCGGTATCCGCGGCCGCCAGGGCAGGGGCGTCATTGATCCCGTCGCCTACGAACGCAACCTTGCGGCCATCGCGTGACAGTGACGTAACGGCCTCCACCTTGCCTGCCGGAAGCACTTCGGCAATCACCTTGTCGATCCCGAGCGATCTGCCGACAGCTTCCGCCGTTCGCCGATTGTCGCCCGTAATCATGACGACCTCTACGCCGAGTGCCTTCAATTCGGAGACCGCCTCTTTTGACGTCGGCTTTACAGGGTCGGTAACAGCAAAAAGCGCGGCGAGCTTACCGTCGATGGCCGCATAAAGCGGCGATGCCCCCTCACTGGCGAGCCGTTCGGCGTCTGCCGCAAAAATCGACACGTC is a window of Sinorhizobium sp. BG8 DNA encoding:
- the cueR gene encoding Cu(I)-responsive transcriptional regulator, producing the protein MNIGEAAAASGVTAKMIRHYEAIGLIRSAGRTGSGYRTYGPNDVNTLTFIRRSRDLGFSIAQIRDLLALWQDRSRVSADVKRIAQEHIGELQAKMLQLEDMVMTLNHLAANCHGDDRPDCPILEGLASGGKEGRCC